A window of Roseiflexus castenholzii DSM 13941 genomic DNA:
AAACACACCACCGTCAATCCAAGACCCACACGTAAAAAATCGCCGGAGCGATAATTACCCGGCCCCATCATCAAGCTAACAGGATGGGCAATTGGGGTAAGAAAGGCTGTTGAACAACCGATGGCAACGGCGACAGCAATCGCTTGCGGATTCACGTGGGCATTCAACGCAGCACTGATCGCGATGGGACCGATAATGAGAGGAGTTACTTGTCCGCCGACCAACTGGGTCATGAGGACAGTTGTTAAAAACAGGCCGGTTAGCAATGCCATTGGCCCATAAACCACTAGCTTACTTGTCAATAGCGTCCCTATTTTCGCGCCTAAACCGGTTTCGGTCAGAGCAATCCCTATCGGCAGCAGGCCAGCGATCATAGTTATCACCCGCCATTCGATGGCGCGATAGGCATCATCCATTGTAATACAACCGGATATGATCAACGCTGCGGCGCCGGCCAACATTGCCTCGCCCGTAGCAATCCAGCCAGTTGTTGCCGCAAGCAGTACAACCAGTGTAATGACCCCTGCAATCACTGCTTGCCGCCCAACAAGTTGTTCGGCCGGTTGGGTATGTAGGACGATAAAACCGGGCTCCTCGGCCAATTGTTGAATACGGTCTAATGGGCCAGTAATTAGCAAAGCATCACCGGCGGCAAGCGGTATGGTACCGACGTTGGTACGATAACTGCGGCCTTCACGCCAGAGCGAGACAACGGTCAGCCCGAACTTCGTCCGAAAGCGGAGTTGTTGGAGTGTTTGGCCGGTAAACGGTGCACGCGGGCCAACGATGACCTCAGCTAGCTCAATTGGTAAGTTTAGGTGATGCCCCGGCGTGCTATTGCGTCCGATGATGCAACCAAACTGTTCGAGTTGGGTCACACGATCTTCCCGACCTAATACCAGCAAAATATCCTCACCTCTCAGTTGTTCGGTAGGTGTCGGATGGAAGATTGCGGTGTGACCACGCCAAATAGCGATTACGGTCGTGCCCGTCAGGGCACTGATGTTAGCCTCGGCCAAGGTGGTCCCAACGATTTGGGCGTCTGGTGGTAGCCGTACTTCCCATAAGCGCTGATCGAGCTGATAGATGCTACGGAGGTCAACTACACCCACCGTAGTGAGGGCGGCGGTTTCACGTGCAGGCAAGAGTCTACGGCCGATGAACAGCATGTAGAGCAGGCCGGTAATGACCATCGGCCCGCCCGAAACGAGAAAATCGGCCATTGTCAAACCGCGTTGACCTTGGGCGATCAGA
This region includes:
- a CDS encoding SLC13 family permease, producing the protein MTSLFPLSLSEILLVIIATTGLGCIISGRLRPDLAALLVLVTLGVTRVISPQEAFSGFSNSAVITIIGLSVITAALEQTGAVRWVAHHLAGLSGKSETRMIAVFMIAGALLSLVMNNIAAGAILLPAAVRVARQAQIPASKILMPLSFGTLLGGMATLFTTSNIILSGNLIAQGQRGLTMADFLVSGGPMVITGLLYMLFIGRRLLPARETAALTTVGVVDLRSIYQLDQRLWEVRLPPDAQIVGTTLAEANISALTGTTVIAIWRGHTAIFHPTPTEQLRGEDILLVLGREDRVTQLEQFGCIIGRNSTPGHHLNLPIELAEVIVGPRAPFTGQTLQQLRFRTKFGLTVVSLWREGRSYRTNVGTIPLAAGDALLITGPLDRIQQLAEEPGFIVLHTQPAEQLVGRQAVIAGVITLVVLLAATTGWIATGEAMLAGAAALIISGCITMDDAYRAIEWRVITMIAGLLPIGIALTETGLGAKIGTLLTSKLVVYGPMALLTGLFLTTVLMTQLVGGQVTPLIIGPIAISAALNAHVNPQAIAVAVAIGCSTAFLTPIAHPVSLMMGPGNYRSGDFLRVGLGLTVVCLLTLLIVMPLVWRLNSITP